One Mytilus trossulus isolate FHL-02 chromosome 5, PNRI_Mtr1.1.1.hap1, whole genome shotgun sequence DNA segment encodes these proteins:
- the LOC134717860 gene encoding uncharacterized protein LOC134717860, which produces MSKKQKEDYIRKIWTDPSHPAAFAGPDKLYKIIQKDGKFDIGRGSVKRILAKIDTYSVQRPTRKKFKRNRVIVSGIDAQWDGDLASMENVSKYNKYKFLLILIDIFSRYLIVRPLKDKKSTTVATALKSIFNQSNRRPSTIRFDQGGEFKASVKQYLKKTGIHVFYTHNSQIKSNYAERVIRTLKNRIYSYFMENQTYKYIDVLQDLVTSYNNTPHQSLGGATPTSVTKKNEDEIRYVQYLAKKPKTNKNDKIQAFYKFNLGDHVRVSQLKRVFEKGYQENWTLEYFTISKRFKRDNLDIYVLFDALGDRIEGTFYRNELQKIEKSDTELYKIEKITKKRKIAGKDQVLVKWLGWPSKFNSWVSKDEVKEFK; this is translated from the coding sequence AtgagtaaaaaacaaaaagaagattACATCAGAAAAATATGGACTGACCCCAGTCATCCTGCAGCATTTGCCGGTCCtgataaactttataaaataattcaaaaagatGGAAAGTTTGACATTGGTCGCGGCAGCGTTAAAAGAATTTTAGCCAAAATAGATACTTATAGTGTTCAGAGACCTActagaaaaaagtttaaaagaaataGGGTAATCGTGTCTGGTATCGATGCGCAATGGGACGGTGACCTCGCATCCATGGAAAATGTATCgaaatacaataaatacaaatttttactGATACTGATAGATATATTTTCCAGGTATCTAATAGTCAGACCGTTAAAGGATAAAAAAAGCACTACAGTTGCAACGgcattaaaatctatttttaatcaAAGTAACAGAAGACCATCAACTATTCGTTTCGATCAGGGAGGAGAGTTCAAAGCGAgtgtaaaacaatatttgaagaaaacagGGATTCATGTTTTTTACACCCATAACTCTCAGATAAAGAGTAACTATGCGGAAAGAGTTATCAGAACGTTAAAAAATCGTATATATTCCTATTTCATGGAAAACCAAACGTACAAATATATAGATGTACTTCAGGATCTGGTAACTAGTTATAATAATACTCCACATCAGTCGTTAGGAGGTGCAACACCAACTTCGGTgacgaaaaaaaatgaggatGAAATTCGGTACGTCCAATACCTAgcaaaaaaaccaaaaaccaataaaaatgacaaaatccaaGCTTTCTATAAATTTAATTTGGGTGATCACGTCAGAGTTTCTCAACTAAAAAGAGTATTCGAGAAAGGATATCAGGAAAATTGGACATTGGAATATTTTACGatttcaaaaagatttaaaagagaTAATCTTgacatttatgttttatttgatgcCTTAGGTGATAGAATTGAAGGAACATTTTACCGAAATGAACTtcagaaaatagaaaaatctGATACTgaactatataaaattgaaaaaattaccaAGAAAAGAAAGATAGCGGGGAAGGACCAAGTTTTAGTTAAATGGTTGGGATGGCCTTCTAAATTTAACTCGTGGGTATCCAAGGATGAAgtaaaagaattcaaatag